The Epinephelus lanceolatus isolate andai-2023 chromosome 21, ASM4190304v1, whole genome shotgun sequence genome has a segment encoding these proteins:
- the cbx7b gene encoding chromobox protein homolog 7, translated as MELSAIGEQVFAVESIVKKRVRKGNVEYLLKWKGWPPKYSTWEPEEHILDQRLVQAYEEKEQRERTLGHRRKGSKAKRLILQDTVYTMDLRSAHKTPEQPQPRLRLSLTHSLLPEDEDESYSTLDPRPQLEHRKSKPRRSQFTCLDSNPPSPTQEDWGEDEDEEEDNVESEEYREEEEEEEEEEKEEALKTTTEKSSGTLNGQERTVEWSSAVGPDEVTASEKPGDVWRPVICPGEVTVTDVTLNSLTVTFRESRVAKGFFRDWGLEV; from the exons ATGGAGCTGTCAGCGATTGGAGAGCAAGTGTTCGCTGTGGAATCAATCGTCAAGAAAAGAGTTAGAAAG GGGAATGTGGAGTATCTGTTGAAGTGGAAAGGATGGCCTCCAAA GTATAGCACATGGGAACCTGAGGAACACATTTTGGATCAGCGCTTGGTGCAGGCCTATGAAGAGAA agagcagagagagagaacattGGGGCACAGGAGAAAGGGATCCAAGGCCAAAAGACTTATTCTGCAG GACACTGTCTACACCATGGATCTCCGCAGTGCTCACAAGACTCCAGAGCAACCTCAGCCGCGCTTGCGTCTCTCCCTGACACACTCTCTGCTCCCTGAGGACGAGGATGAGTCGTACAGCACCCTGGACCCACGACCACAGCTGGAACATCGGAAGAGCAAACCCAGGAGGTCACAGTTCACGTGCCTTGACTCAAACCCTCCAAGTCCCACACAAGAGGACTGgggagaagatgaagatgaggaggaggataatGTAGAAAGTGAAGAGTatagagaggaggaagaggaggaggaggaggaggagaaagaggaggctCTGAAGACGACAACAGAGAAGAGCAGTGGCACTTTAAATG GACAGGAGAGGACAGTCGAGTGGAGCTCCGCCGTCGGACCAGACGAGGTCACTGCATCAGAGAAGCCGGGCGATGTCTGGAGGCCTGTCATCTGTCCAGGGGAGGTGACAGTCACAGATGTCACCCTCAACTCCCTCACAGTGACATTCCGAGAGTCAAGAGTGGCCAAAGGCTTCTTCAGAGACTGGGGCCTGGaggtgtga